The following are from one region of the Silene latifolia isolate original U9 population chromosome 9, ASM4854445v1, whole genome shotgun sequence genome:
- the LOC141601367 gene encoding crocetin glucosyltransferase, chloroplastic-like: protein MEGKQKPHFLLVTFPAQGHINPALQFAKRLLRARAHITFSTSISGKRCLDKANVPDGLEFDPFSDGHDDGFQPSDGDVITYMSKFKQSGSNSLGQLFERSRADGKQVTCCVYTLLLPWAAEVARVYHVPSALLWIQPASVFDVYYYYFRGYGDVIKECENNPSWLLELPNLPFTLKARDLPSFLLPSAPLPYKFALPTFLVQIEELEKEDTPTILVNTFDELEVDALKAMKRFTLIPVGPLLPSSFLNERDPSDKLSSGDLFQKSKEKDYMRWLDSQNESSVVYVSFGSMSVLSGPQQEELARALITTHTPFLWVIREKDNKDKEEKQNENIDEGDRLSCMNDLITHQGMIVPWCSQVDVLCHPSVRCFVTHCGWNSTLESITSGVPMVVFPQWTDQMTNAKLVEDVWRTGVRVQISEEEGLVKEEEIKRCLELVMESQEMKLNAKKWKELAVQAAKDGGGSDMNLKCFIEEVASLQHTTS, encoded by the coding sequence ATGGAAGGCAAACAAAAACCACATTTCCTTCTAGTTACCTTCCCAGCACAAGGCCACATTAACCCGGCCTTGCAGTTCGCCAAGCGACTTCTACGGGCCAGGGCACATATCACCTTCTCCACTAGCATATCCGGAAAGCGGTGTCTCGATAAGGCCAATGTGCCTGACGGCCTTGAATTTGACCCTTTCTCGGACGGCCATGACGATGGTTTCCAGCCTAGTGACGGTGACGTCATAACCTACATGTCCAAGTTCAAGCAAAGCGGGTCGAATTCACTGGGTCAGCTTTTTGAGAGGTCACGTGCAGATGGGAAACAAGTCACGTGTTGTGTGTATACTCTACTTCTCCCATGGGCTGCTGAAGTGGCGCGTGTGTATCACGTCCCCTCGGCGCTACTTTGGATCCAACCAGCATCGGTGTTTGACGTGTATTACTACTATTTTAGGGGATACGGTGACGTGATAAAGGAGTGTGAGAATAACCCCTCATGGTTGTTAGAATTACCAAATCTGCCATTCACTTTAAAAGCACGTGACCTACCTTCGTTTTTACTTCCTTCGGCTCCACTTCCTTACAAATTTGCTCTTCCTACGTTCCTAGTGCAAATAGAGGAGTTGGAGAAGGAAGACACGCCAACAATCCTCGTCAACACGTTTGATGAGTTGGAGGTTGACGCGCTCAAGGCCATGAAGAGGTTCACACTTATCCCGGTCGGACCTCTTCTTCCTTCGAGTTTCCTCAATGAAAGAGATCCGTCAGACAAGTTGTCTAGTGGAGATCTGTTTCAGAAATCAAAGGAAAAGGATTATATGAGATGGCTTGATTCACAAAATGAATCTTCAGTAGTATACGTGTCATTTGGTAGCATGTCTGTCTTGTCTGGGCCGCAACAAGAAGAGTTGGCTCGTGCCCTAATAACGACCCACACGCCTTTCCTGTGGGTCATCCGAGAAAAAGATaacaaagataaagaagaaaaacaaaatgaaaatattgATGAGGGTGATAGGCTAAGTTGTATGAACGATCTAATAACGCACCAGGGTATGATAGTGCCCTGGTGCTCTCAGGTCGATGTATTGTGCCACCCTTCAGTTAGGTGCTTTGTTACGCACTGTGGTTGGAACTCGACTCTTGAGAGCATTACATCGGGTGTACCAATGGTTGTATTTCCACAATGGACGGATCAAATGACAAATGCTAAGCTTGTGGAAGATGTCTGGAGGACTGGAGTGAGAGTGCAAATAAGTGAGGAAGAAGGGTTAGTTAAGGAAGAGGAGATTAAGCGGTGTTTGGAATTGGTGATGGAGAGTCAAGAGATGAAGTTAAATGCAAAAAAGTGGAAAGAATTGGCTGTACAAGCTGCTAAAGATGGTGGTGGTTCTGATATGAATTTGAAATGTTTTATAGAAGAGGTTGCTTCTCTTCAACACACTACAAGCTAA